A stretch of the Panicum virgatum strain AP13 chromosome 9N, P.virgatum_v5, whole genome shotgun sequence genome encodes the following:
- the LOC120691920 gene encoding uncharacterized protein LOC120691920 isoform X1, which produces MGNRSRLSAAKESMQSISEEMESTSREAEPSRVHQLKCRDEKFREPCLDRIPNFHCKSLPSRYRDANTEDSIMHKRGSMYQSSSEVSRLRNLQGRRKINYSSNKDTFLSFEVVNASSQPSTSGACVFPPRSYSCNTRSSTGTTHTMHQASREFMKLSLHEISEDDLTLERPRRDCNLLKNDATDSFLEISLEEDTTKGSCTNPAPHFLESSCIKVARSNCQQSVDVCPDQRDVSNLPKSLSTKVGVFDVTCPSECVGNKKARSSPFKKILDPIMKSKSQRNPSLMETEDAKSSSTPFGGKSRVLRKSLLSDISRTEQSLAPDCQTSREAQQLTVTSSPTHLHAVIKLDPNNGAFGFEFCTKGPEESIYANTWKAGNELNWIYTFHSSGKRASTVGRASKDRRGSLPPIVGQMHVSSCLYSNIEEDGTLNNSATTEFVLYDIAHARRSSAVERIQCRDAIRPSFRNVFNTSVSGHTRDRNDLMQRQNTTRNDSDLSTSCLWSQEELHPHLEVAAVVIQVPFHKTKSKELKAGSSPGTIKAATAGGAHGLPRDDEASPSPLLDRLKSGGVCDCGGWDMSCPIVVLDNAYDSYWADSVRNESKVPMELFAQGNKDVLPALSMKADGNGHFSVDFHARLSALQAFSICISLLHCSEASSDIGIEKFKSKLYSSSLKMLLKEEVRQLIDSVTTKEKNRPKSRNEKTPPSIVIDPPFSPMGRV; this is translated from the exons ATGGGGAATCGTTCTCGGCTAAGTGCAGCCAAGGAAAGCATGCAATCAATCAGTGAAGAGATGGAGAGTACCAGCAGAGAAGCAGAACCAAGCAGAGTTCACCAATTGAAATGCAGAGATGAAAAATTCAGAGAGCCGTGCCTCGACCGGATCCCTAATTTCCACTGCAAAAGTTTGCCTTCAAGATATCGAGATGCAAATACGGAAGATAGCATCATGCACAAACGAGGCTCTATGTATCAGAGTTCCAGTGAGGTTAGCAGACTCAGGAATCTCCAAGGGAGGAGGAAAATAAATTATTCGAGCAATAAAGACACATTTTTGTCCTTTGAGGTTGTCAATGCGTCCTCTCAGCCTAGCACAAGTGGTGCTTGCGTCTTTCCGCCTCGGAGCTATTCATGCAATACAAGGTCTTCTACGGGGACAACTCATACAATGCATCAAGCTTCCAGGGAGTTTATGAAGCTTTCCCTCCATGAAATTTCTGAGGATGATTTAACGCTTGAGAGGCCACGCAGGGACTGCAATTTGTTGAAAAATGATGCAACAGACAGTTTCCTGGAGATATCACTTGAAGAAGATACTACCAAAGGCTCATGCACAAATCCAGCCCCACATTTTCTAGAAAGCAGTTGCATCAAAGTTGCAAGATCAAATTGTCAACAGTCAGTTGATGTTTGTCCTGATCAAAGAGATGTAAGTAATCTGCCCAAGTCCTTGTCGACAAAGGTGGGTGTTTTTGATGTTACATGCCCATCAGAATGTGTTGGCAACAAAAAGGCCCGATCTAGCCCGTTCAAGAAAATTCTTGATCCTATCATGAAGTCTAAGTCTCAACGAAATCCTTCTCTGATGGAAACAGAAGATGCAAAATCTAGTAGTACGCCATttggaggaaaaagtagagtaTTACGCAAATCTTTGTTAAGTGATATCTCAAGGACCGAGCAAAGCCTAGCACCTGATTGCCAGACAAGTAGGGAAGCCCAGCAATTGACCGTTACTTCATCACCAACTCATCTTCATGCTGTTATAAAATTGGATCCAAATAATGGTGCATTTGGTTTTGAGTTTTGTACCAAGGGCCCAGAAGAATCAATTTATGCTAACACATGGAAAGCTGGGAATGAACTGAATTGGATTTATACTTTCCATAGCAGTGGCAAGCGAGCGAGCACTGTAGGAAGGGCCTCCAAGGATAGGCGTGGGTCTCTACCACCAATTGTAGGCCAGATGCATGTGTCTTCCTGTTTGTACTCGAATATTGAAGAAGATGGTACTTTGAATAACTCAGCCACCACTGAATTTGTTTTGTATGACATTGCTCATGCAAGACGGAGTTCTGCCGTTGAGAGAATTCAATGCAGAGATGCCATTCGACCATCATTCCGCAATGTTTTCAATACTTCAGTCTCTGGGCATACCCGAGACAGAAATGATCTGATGCAGCGACAAAATACTACAAGGAATGACTCAGATCTGTCAACATCTTGTCTTTGGTCGCAAGAAGAACTTCATCCTCATTTGGAGGTTGCTGCTGTCGTAATTCAGGTGCCATTTCATAAAACAAAGTCCAAAGAATTGAAAGCTGGATCGTCACCTGGTACTATCAAAGCAGCGACAGCAGGTGGCGCACATGGGTTACCAAGGGATGATGAGGCCAGTCCATCACCATTACTTGACCGTCTGAAGTCTGGTGGAGTCTGTGATTGTGGCGGATGGGACATGTCTTGCCCAATTGTTGTCCTTGACAATGCATATGATAGTTACTGGGCTGATTCTGTGAGGAATGAAAGCAAAGTTCCTATGGAGCTATTTGCTCAG GGTAACAAAGATGTTCTCCCTGCCCTTTCGATGAAGGCAGATGGGAATGGGCATTTCTCGGTGGATTTTCATGCACGACTATCGGCGTTGCAGGCGTTTTCTATCTGCATCTCTTTGCTTCACTGTTCTGAAGCTTCTTCAGACATTGGTATCGAAAAGTTCAAGAGCAAGCTATACTCCAGTTCGCTGAAGATGCTCCTGAAGGAGGAAGTGAGGCAGTTAATCGATTCAGTCACGACCAAGGAGAAGAATAGACCGAAGAGCAGGAATGAAAAAACACCTCCATCTATTGTCATCGACCCTCCCTTTTCTCCCATGGGAAGAGTATAG
- the LOC120692811 gene encoding proline dehydrogenase 2, mitochondrial-like, protein MAIASRVSKRALSTLAAAKLPEAVAASEPLPPAAPAPCERAGGRVLRFEDTGRLFAGEPTSALVRTLAALQALSVGPLVDAATAALRSPAVAGSALGRAAARATAYRHFCAGETADEAAAVVRRLWRGGMGGILDYGIEDAEDGHTCDRNAAGFIAAVDVAASLPPGSASVCIKITALCPIALLEKTSDLLRWQKKHPSFSLPWKAHSFPILSDSSPLYLTASEPPALTVEEERELELAHERLLAVCARCEEHGIPLLVDAEYATVQPAIDYFTLVGALAFNGGEARAADGERPIVHGTIQAYLRDARDRLEAMVAAAERERVRLGLKVVRGAYLTRETRLAASLGVPSPIHGSIQDTHDCYNGCAAFLLDRVRRGSASVMLATHNIESGQLAAAQALELGIPKGDRNLQFAQLMGMADGLSLSLRNAGFQVSKYLPYGPVEQIIPYLIRRAEENRGLLSASSFDRQLLRTELARRVKAAVVGASEASLRSL, encoded by the exons ATGGCCATCGCCTCCCGCGTCTCGAAGCGCGCGCtgtccaccctcgccgccgccaagctCCCGGAGGCGGTCGCCGCCTcggagccgctgccgccggccgcgccggcgccgtgcgAGAGGGCCGGCGGCAGGGTGCTGCGGTTCGAGGACACCGGGCGGCTGTTCGCCGGGGAGCCGACGTCGGCGCTCGTGCGCACGCTCGCCGCGCTGCAGGCGCTCTCCGTGGGGCCGCTGGTCGACGCCGCGACCGCGGCGCtgcggtcgccggcggtggccggcagcGCGCTGGGCCGCGCCGCGGCCAGGGCCACGGCGTACCGCCACTTCTGCGCGGGCGAGAccgcggacgaggccgcggCCGTCGTGCGCCGGCTGTGGCGCGGCGGCATGGGCGGGATCCTCGACTACGGGATCGAGGACGCCGAGGACGGCCACACCTGCGACCGCAACGCCGCCGGGTTcatcgccgccgtcgacgtcgccgcctcGCTGCCGCCGGGCTCG GCGAGCGTGTGCATCAAGATCACGGCGCTGTGCCCGATCGCGCTGCTGGAGAAGACGAGCGACCTGCTGCGGTGGCAGAAGAAGCACCCGTCGTTCAGCCTGCCGTGGAAGGCGCACTCGTTCCCGATCCTGTCTGACTCCAGCCCGCTCTACCTCACCGCGTCGGAGCCGCCGGCGCtgacggtggaggaggagcgcgaGCTGGAGCTCGCGCACGAGCGGCTGCTGGCGGTGTGCGCGCGGTGCGAGGAGCACGGCATCCCCCTGCTGGTGGACGCCGAGTACGCGACCGTGCAGCCGGCCATCGACTACTTCACGCTCGTCGGCGCGCTGGCGTTCAACGGCGGCGAGGCCCGCGCGGCGGACGGGGAGCGCCCCATCGTGCACGGCACCATCCAGGCGTACCTCCGCGACGCGCGGGACCGGCTGGAGGCCATGGTGGCCGCCGCGGAGCGCGAGCGCGTGCGCCTGGGACTCAAGGTCGTGCGCGGCGCGTACCTGACCCGCGAGACCCGGCTCGCGGCCTCCCTCGGCGTGCCGTCGCCGATCCACGGCAGCATCCAGGACACCCATGACTGCTACAACGGCTGCGCCGCCTTCCTCCTCGACCGCGTCCGCCGCGGCTCCGCCTCCGTCATGCTCGCCACCCACAACATCGAGTCAG GCCaactcgcggcggcgcaggcgctggAGCTGGGGATCCCCAAGGGCGACCGCAACCTGCAGTTCGCGCAGCTGATGGGCATGGCGGACGGGCTGTCGCTGAGCCTCCGCAACGCCGGGTTCCAGGTCAGCAAGTACCTGCCGTACGGGCCGGTGGAGCAGATCATCCCCTACCTGATCAGGCGCGCCGAGGAGAACAGAGGCCtcctctccgcctcctccttcgaCAGGCAGCTGCTCCG GACGGAGCTGGCGAGGAGGGTCAAGGCTGCGGTGGTGGGCGCGAGTGAGGCGAGCTTGCGGAGCCTGTGA
- the LOC120691920 gene encoding uncharacterized protein LOC120691920 isoform X2 yields the protein MGNRSRLSAAKESMQSISEEMESTSREAEPSRVHQLKCRDEKFREPCLDRIPNFHCKSLPSRYRDANTEDSIMHKRGSMYQSSSEVSRLRNLQGRRKINYSSNKDTFLSFEVVNASSQPSTSGACVFPPRSYSCNTRSSTGTTHTMHQASREFMKLSLHEISEDDLTLERPRRDCNLLKNDATDSFLEISLEEDTTKGSCTNPAPHFLESSCIKVARSNCQQSVDVCPDQRDVSNLPKSLSTKVGVFDVTCPSECVGNKKARSSPFKKILDPIMKSKSQRNPSLMETEDAKSSSTPFGGKSRVLRKSLLSDISRTEQSLAPDCQTSREAQQLTVTSSPTHLHAVIKLDPNNGAFGFEFCTKGPEESIYANTWKAGNELNWIYTFHSSGKRASTVGRASKDRRGSLPPIVGQMHVSSCLYSNIEEDGTLNNSATTEFVLYDIAHARRSSAVERIQCRDAIRPSFRNVFNTSVSGHTRDRNDLMQRQNTTRNDSDLSTSCLWSQEELHPHLEVAAVVIQVPFHKTKSKELKAGSSPGTIKAATAGGAHGLPRDDEASPSPLLDRLKSGGVCDCGGWDMSCPIVVLDNAYDSYWADSVRNESKVPMELFAQLTYQVLP from the exons ATGGGGAATCGTTCTCGGCTAAGTGCAGCCAAGGAAAGCATGCAATCAATCAGTGAAGAGATGGAGAGTACCAGCAGAGAAGCAGAACCAAGCAGAGTTCACCAATTGAAATGCAGAGATGAAAAATTCAGAGAGCCGTGCCTCGACCGGATCCCTAATTTCCACTGCAAAAGTTTGCCTTCAAGATATCGAGATGCAAATACGGAAGATAGCATCATGCACAAACGAGGCTCTATGTATCAGAGTTCCAGTGAGGTTAGCAGACTCAGGAATCTCCAAGGGAGGAGGAAAATAAATTATTCGAGCAATAAAGACACATTTTTGTCCTTTGAGGTTGTCAATGCGTCCTCTCAGCCTAGCACAAGTGGTGCTTGCGTCTTTCCGCCTCGGAGCTATTCATGCAATACAAGGTCTTCTACGGGGACAACTCATACAATGCATCAAGCTTCCAGGGAGTTTATGAAGCTTTCCCTCCATGAAATTTCTGAGGATGATTTAACGCTTGAGAGGCCACGCAGGGACTGCAATTTGTTGAAAAATGATGCAACAGACAGTTTCCTGGAGATATCACTTGAAGAAGATACTACCAAAGGCTCATGCACAAATCCAGCCCCACATTTTCTAGAAAGCAGTTGCATCAAAGTTGCAAGATCAAATTGTCAACAGTCAGTTGATGTTTGTCCTGATCAAAGAGATGTAAGTAATCTGCCCAAGTCCTTGTCGACAAAGGTGGGTGTTTTTGATGTTACATGCCCATCAGAATGTGTTGGCAACAAAAAGGCCCGATCTAGCCCGTTCAAGAAAATTCTTGATCCTATCATGAAGTCTAAGTCTCAACGAAATCCTTCTCTGATGGAAACAGAAGATGCAAAATCTAGTAGTACGCCATttggaggaaaaagtagagtaTTACGCAAATCTTTGTTAAGTGATATCTCAAGGACCGAGCAAAGCCTAGCACCTGATTGCCAGACAAGTAGGGAAGCCCAGCAATTGACCGTTACTTCATCACCAACTCATCTTCATGCTGTTATAAAATTGGATCCAAATAATGGTGCATTTGGTTTTGAGTTTTGTACCAAGGGCCCAGAAGAATCAATTTATGCTAACACATGGAAAGCTGGGAATGAACTGAATTGGATTTATACTTTCCATAGCAGTGGCAAGCGAGCGAGCACTGTAGGAAGGGCCTCCAAGGATAGGCGTGGGTCTCTACCACCAATTGTAGGCCAGATGCATGTGTCTTCCTGTTTGTACTCGAATATTGAAGAAGATGGTACTTTGAATAACTCAGCCACCACTGAATTTGTTTTGTATGACATTGCTCATGCAAGACGGAGTTCTGCCGTTGAGAGAATTCAATGCAGAGATGCCATTCGACCATCATTCCGCAATGTTTTCAATACTTCAGTCTCTGGGCATACCCGAGACAGAAATGATCTGATGCAGCGACAAAATACTACAAGGAATGACTCAGATCTGTCAACATCTTGTCTTTGGTCGCAAGAAGAACTTCATCCTCATTTGGAGGTTGCTGCTGTCGTAATTCAGGTGCCATTTCATAAAACAAAGTCCAAAGAATTGAAAGCTGGATCGTCACCTGGTACTATCAAAGCAGCGACAGCAGGTGGCGCACATGGGTTACCAAGGGATGATGAGGCCAGTCCATCACCATTACTTGACCGTCTGAAGTCTGGTGGAGTCTGTGATTGTGGCGGATGGGACATGTCTTGCCCAATTGTTGTCCTTGACAATGCATATGATAGTTACTGGGCTGATTCTGTGAGGAATGAAAGCAAAGTTCCTATGGAGCTATTTGCTCAG CTAACATATCAAGTGCTACCATAG